Genomic window (Peromyscus eremicus chromosome 12, PerEre_H2_v1, whole genome shotgun sequence):
CCAGGCAGACAGTGGCCGGGGCTCAGATACTGAGGTCTCAGAAGGAGTGGAAAGGCAGGGCAGCTCTGACCTGCGGGGGCGCACCTGGGCCACAGCAGTGGCCCTGGCATGGCTGGAGCACCGCTGTGCAGCTGCCTTTGGCGAGTGGGAACTGACAGCATCCAAAGCTGATTGCTGGCTGAGGGCCCAACAGCTGCCTGACGGCCTTGAGCTGACTGCGCTCAAAGCTGCTGCGCGGGGCCTCTTTTTGTTACTGCGACACTGGGACCAAAACCTGCAGCTACACTTGCTGTGTTACAGCCCTGCAAATGTGTAAGGCTGCCTGCAGCTCTGGCTAGCGACCCCCTAACATGAAGtcactgccacccagggccagtCTCTTGGTGCTGGGAAAGAATAAGTTGGTGTCTGCTGTCCCCTCCACCGCTTCATTCCTCCCCCAAGCCCCCTTGCCACCACAGAAAGTGCCTGCCtgtgctctcttctctcctcccacaccATACCCCTCCCATGGGCTCTGAGCTCTCTATAGGACAACGGAAGAGGAGAGAGCCACAGCCCCAAACCCTATGCAATAAAGTGCCTCTAAGACTGCCTGATGGGTTTTTATCTGTTGGGAAGATGCACCTCATAGCACCTAGGCACAGGACGGCCTAGGCATGAACAACCACTACCTTTATGTAGGCTGCACAAAGGTGGACTTGGCAAGGTTTATTCTAAACACAGAGTCCATTCCACCCACGATCCTGGGCGGGTCCTAGAAGGATGAGGTGGATTTCAGTGAGTTTTCTTGCTAGGCTGGATGCTCTTGGGGAAAGACTGaggggacagccagagctgcagcaGGATGACAGCATGGCAGATGTGCAGGGAGGCAGAGCTGAAGGATGTGGATGGATACGTGTTCCACGAGAGCTCAATGAGTCCCAGCACCAGCAACCTGGAATCGAGAAATGGATCTTATCCATCTCCAGGTCTGCGGCTCTTGGACTTCTCAGGCCCTAGACCCACCCACCGTGCTCTTCTAGGGCCACAGCTTTCGGGGGGAGGAGTTCCCTAGCCTTTGCTCCCTCTCCCAGGTTGTCCCAGCCAGTACCTGAGCAGGTGTGTGAGCCAGCGTGCAGGCATGGCCCACAGGAGGTAGGGCAGGGTGTGGAAATACCAGACATAGAACTGGTAGTGGAGGGAGCGGCTGAAGCAGATGCCGATGAAGTTGGAGGTGAAGAGGGTGGACACAATCTGTAATGTGGTAGTTAAGGCTCTGGGCAGGAATAGAGGGGTGGGTGGAGGGTAAGGATTCAAAAAGAGGGGCAAAGTTCTGGGGTCAGAATGCACCTTACCCTGGCTCGGCCACTCCCACATGCATGCCCCGACAAGCCTCTCTGGATCTGTTCCTCAGTTTGGTAGGGTGACAGGAATGTTTGGGACTGTAAAGCCTAAAGGAGTTTGACTCCCTCGCTAGCCCTAATTCTTCTTCTGTAAAATTAATCCAAGTACCTCCCCAACTCAGGTGGATTTTACACATTAGGACGTATGGAATCTTAGGACAAtacaaagaggtgtgcacacacccacaatgCTGGCCCTGTATGTACAATTCAGAACAAACTGTGCTAGGATGTGTAAGGTGCTCAATGCAATATTTGCTGCAGAGGACAGGCTCTATGAATGGGCTCCTGCCTCTTCTCAAGATAGCCAGCTCTGGAATCTGAGGCCAACAGACTGAGCCTCTACCTGCACTTGGACAGATCAAAACTTACTTTTCCATGATTTAAAGGATATGGTTAGGTGTGAGGGGTTGGGGTGGAACTTTCCTCTTGGAAGGAACCTTCAGCAACAACAGAATACTTTCCCCTGTTCTGAAGAGAAGTCAGTGAGAGATTTAGCAAGCCCCAATTGTGTGCCAAACTCTAGATCAACCTCCGTGAACTTAACGTCTCCCCCAAGTAGCTCCTAAGGCCTAAGCTCTTCACTTCATTCCCTGAGTCGTCCCATGACAGTCGCCCTGGTTTCTTACCTGTGCCACCTACAGAGGGCGAACAGCAAGAGGAGGGTAAGATGGGCAGCCAACAGGGCCAGATGGAAGGCGCGGTGCAGGAAGACGGCCTCGGGAAGGAAGCGCCAGTTCACTGTCCATTGGAAGAGAAACTGACGGCCAAGGTCAAAGGAGCGGGAAAGGTAGCCAACGGGGTTCTCCAGCAGGAAGGGCAGTCCTAGCACCACCTGAGGACGGGGGTGTGCCAGCAGAGCTGCTAAGGCTCACCCCAGCCTTCAGGGTAATCATTAGGGGCACACAGTGGGACGGAAGCCCCAGAAGCTCCGGTATTCCCACCAGGAGTAGCAGGAAGCCCCCCCCTACTCCCACCCCCTGCCAGAGCCAGACACCACGGCAGCAGCATAGGAGGGAGGTGATCACACTGCCTTCCTCAAGAGTCTCCCTGATTGTCCCGGCTGGCCTGGCATTTGCtatgtacaccagactggccttgaactcagatccacctgcctctgtctcccaagtgctagggttaaggATGcattccaccatgcccagctgattcACCAGGTCTTAAGCAGGCAGCTCTAGGAAGCCTCTCAGATGCCTGCCAAATTCAGTAGCCATGGAAACTAAAGCACAGAGCCAGTGGCTGCCCAGCTCAGAATGAACTCCAAACTCTGTCTGCTGGCTTTTGAGGAAGCCGCAGGAGATTTGAGGGGACCTGAAAGTGGTTCTTTCTCATCGCTAAGGGGAGGATGAAGAGGCACCTGAACAGCAGCACAGATGGCCAGCTTGGGCAGGGCACCACGGAAGCCAAACTGAGTAAGAAGAAGGAACAGCAACCCAGGGGCGAAGAGTAGCACATTCATCTTCACAGAGACGGCCAGGCTGAAAGGGTAAAGGAGGGAACGGTGGAGGAGCAGCTCCAGGACTATGTGCCCCATGCAAAGACACACCCACCTCCCTACAGATGTCTCCCCAGGCCAGCAAGCACCAGGATGTGGTTCCCATCCAGAACTGCTACAGGGGCATAAGATGGCCAGAGGGAGGCTGAGAGGAAAGGAGTAACACCTCGTCCCTATGTCCAGACTAACTAACACAAACTGAGTAACACATTTTCAGTGCTCAAGGGCCAACTCCAACAATGGATGCCATGGGGACAAGATgggaagaaaacacagggaaagaGGGACTTTTCTACAGACCTTGGACTTGTTCAGGGAGGCTTAGCGTGATGAACATAATGACTCTTTATGGCCTCTGTTGCAGAACACCGGGGAGAAATGGAAATGCCCATGGTGACAGAGGGGGCTGAAGGGCGAGGCACTGACCTGAAACAgcagcagccccagccccaggagtTTGCCAGGAAGAGGTTGATGCTTAGGAAGAGCAATGCCATAGCCACTGGGTCATTGAAGAGCCGCAGCACAAAGATGGAATGGACCCGGTAAGAGGCGCAACACATGAAGAAAAAGACGAAAGGAGGCACCTAAAGGGGGGCGGGGTGCCAGGGTCAGCTTCCCAAACCTGAGTCATCCCCGT
Coding sequences:
- the Alg3 gene encoding dol-P-Man:Man(5)GlcNAc(2)-PP-Dol alpha-1,3-mannosyltransferase isoform X2, producing MATAGLARMLPSVARAALHTAGGLLPLPSRDTEIDWKAYMAQVEGVINGTYDYTQLQGDTGPLVYPAGFVYIFMVLYYVTGRGTDIAMAQNIFAVLYLVTLLLVFLIYHQTSKVPPFVFFFMCCASYRVHSIFVLRLFNDPVAMALLFLSINLFLANSWGWGCCCFSLAVSVKMNVLLFAPGLLFLLLTQFGFRGALPKLAICAAVQVVLGLPFLLENPVGYLSRSFDLGRQFLFQWTVNWRFLPEAVFLHRAFHLALLAAHLTLLLLFALCRWHRTGESILLLLKVPSKRKVPPQPLTPNQIVSTLFTSNFIGICFSRSLHYQFYVWYFHTLPYLLWAMPARWLTHLLRLLVLGLIELSWNTYPSTSFSSASLHICHAVILLQLWLSPQSFPKSIQPSKKTH
- the Alg3 gene encoding dol-P-Man:Man(5)GlcNAc(2)-PP-Dol alpha-1,3-mannosyltransferase isoform X1 yields the protein MVGPQEWRTVKMAAGLRKRGPPGPVAQPAGLWKQWLQRAWQECCLLLREPRYTLLVASCLCLAEVGITFWVIHRVAYTEIDWKAYMAQVEGVINGTYDYTQLQGDTGPLVYPAGFVYIFMVLYYVTGRGTDIAMAQNIFAVLYLVTLLLVFLIYHQTSKVPPFVFFFMCCASYRVHSIFVLRLFNDPVAMALLFLSINLFLANSWGWGCCCFSLAVSVKMNVLLFAPGLLFLLLTQFGFRGALPKLAICAAVQVVLGLPFLLENPVGYLSRSFDLGRQFLFQWTVNWRFLPEAVFLHRAFHLALLAAHLTLLLLFALCRWHRTGESILLLLKVPSKRKVPPQPLTPNQIVSTLFTSNFIGICFSRSLHYQFYVWYFHTLPYLLWAMPARWLTHLLRLLVLGLIELSWNTYPSTSFSSASLHICHAVILLQLWLSPQSFPKSIQPSKKTH